One part of the Phoenix dactylifera cultivar Barhee BC4 chromosome 4, palm_55x_up_171113_PBpolish2nd_filt_p, whole genome shotgun sequence genome encodes these proteins:
- the LOC103713328 gene encoding isocitrate dehydrogenase [NADP] codes for MAFDKIKVANPVVEMDGDEMTRVFWKSIKEKLIFPFLDLDIKYFDLGLPNRDATDDKVTVESAEATLKYNVAIKCATITPDEARVKEFNLKSMWKSPNGTIRNILNGTVFREPIICKNIPRLIPGWTKPICIGRHAFGDQYRATDAVIKGPGKLKLVFEGKEEDVELEVYNFTGAGGVALSMYNTDESIRAFAEASMATAYQKKWPLYLSTKNTILKKYDGRFKDIFQEVYEAEWKSKYEAAGIWYEHRLIDDMVAYALKSEGGYVWACKNYDGDVQSDFLAQGFGSLGLMTSVLVCPDGKTIEAEAAHGTVTRHYRVHQKGGETSTNSIASIFAWSRGLAHRAKLDENARLLDFTEKLEAACVGTVESGKMTKDLAILNHGPKVTRDHWLNTEEFIDAVAEELRARLLGK; via the exons GGGATGAAATGACTCGAGTCTTTTGGAAATCAATCAAAGAGAAG TTAATTTTTCCATTCTTGGACTTGGATATAAAGTACTTCGACTTAGGCCTACCTAATCGTGATGCAACTGATGATAAAGTTACAGTAGAAAGTGCAGAAGCTACTCTCAA ATATAATGTAGCAATCAAATGCGCAACAATTACTCCTG ATGAAGCTCGGGTCAAGGAGTTTAACCTAAAATCCATGTGGAAGAGCCCAAATGGGACAATCAGGAACATCCTAAATG GTACGGTGTTTAGAGAGCCGATTATCTGTAAAAACATTCCACGACTGATTCCAG GATGGACAAAGCCCATATGCATCGGAAGGCATGCATTTGGTGATCAGTACCGAGCAACTGATGCGGTTATCAAAGGGCCTGGCAAGCTCAAATTAGTATTTG agggaaaagaagaggatgtTGAACTAGAGGTATACAACTTCACTGGTGCTGGAGGAGTTGCATTATCCATGTATAATACAGATGAG TCAATTCGTGCTTTTGCTGAAGCTTCAATGGCTACTGCTTACCAGAAGAAGTGGCCACTTTATCTTAGCACCAAAAATACTATTCTGAAAAAATACGATGGAAG GTTTAAGGACATTTTCCAGGAGGTGTATGAAGCTGAATGGAAATCCAAGTATGAAGCTGCAGGAATCTG GTACGAACATCGCCTCATTGATGACATGGTTGCGTATGCACTTAAGAGTGAAGGTGGTTATGTATGGGCTTGCAAGAATTATGATGGAGATGTACAGAGTGATTTCTTAGCTCAAG GTTTTGGATCTCTTGGTCTGATGACGTCAGTACTG gTGTGCCCCGATGGAAAAactattgaagctgaagctgcgCATGGCACTGTAACCCGTCATTATAGGGTTCACCAAAAGGGAGGTGAAACCAGTACAAATAGCATTGCTTCAATCTTTGCTTGGTCACGAGGGCTTGCACACAG AgcaaagctagatgaaaatgctAGACTACTTGATTTTACTGAGAAACTGGAAGCTGCTTGTGTTGGAACTGTGGAGTCTGGAAAGATGACCAAAGATCTTGCAATCCTCAATCACGGACCCAA GGTGACTAGAGACCACTGGCTGAACACTGAGGAGTTCATTGATGCAGTGGCAGAGGAGCTGAGAGCAAGACTCTTGGGCAAATGA
- the LOC103713327 gene encoding uncharacterized protein LOC103713327: MSGAQGAQPKGSMTATTYESVQGGENRTRTDLRSDKDEGPIQIDKLQDKVDDAAGKGGPVFGAGKEEGKTDLGVSGTG, from the coding sequence ATGTCAGGGGCGCAAGGAGCACAGCCCAAGGGGTCGATGACGGCGACGACATACGAGTCGGTGCAGGGAGGAGAGAACAGGACGAGGACGGACCTCCGCTCCGACAAGGACGAGGGCCCCATCCAGATCGACAAGCTCCAGGACAAGGTCGATGATGCCGCCGGCAAGGGTGGCCCCGTGTTTGGTGCCGGTAAGGAGGAGGGCAAAACCGACCTCGGCGTCTCCGGCACCGGGTGA